A window of the Streptomyces formicae genome harbors these coding sequences:
- the efeB gene encoding iron uptake transporter deferrochelatase/peroxidase subunit yields MSDGTTGTGTPPSRRALLGWGGAGLALGAAAAGGAVAAVTGGGDATATAAASGAAVPFHGTHQAGVATAVQDRLHFASFDVKTGDRAELVRLLKDWTRAAERMTAGQAVGEGAYGGLAEAPPDDTGEALGLKPSRLTLTVGFGPSVFDARFGLRERRPAALVELPAFKGDNLDPARSGGDLCVQACADDPQVAVHAIRNLARIGFGKVAVRWSQLGFGKTSSTTPEEQTPRNMMGFKDGTRNISGTDTAALDEHVWVSGKDGPAWLAGGSYLVARRIRMNVETWDRTPLQEQEDIFGRDKGEGAPVGRARERDEPFLPAMLPTAHVRLAHPDSNGGARMLRRGYSFTDGTDGLGRLDAGLFFLAYQRDVAKGFVPVQRSLAASDVLNEYIQHVGSALYAIPPGVRDEDDWWGRALFS; encoded by the coding sequence ATGTCCGACGGGACGACAGGCACCGGCACACCGCCTTCGCGGCGCGCGCTCCTCGGCTGGGGCGGCGCCGGGCTCGCGCTCGGCGCGGCCGCGGCCGGCGGTGCGGTGGCCGCGGTGACCGGCGGCGGGGACGCGACCGCGACCGCCGCCGCGAGCGGCGCGGCGGTGCCGTTCCACGGGACGCACCAGGCCGGTGTCGCCACCGCCGTGCAGGACCGGCTGCACTTCGCGTCGTTCGACGTGAAGACCGGCGACCGCGCGGAGCTGGTCCGGCTGCTGAAGGACTGGACGCGGGCCGCCGAGCGGATGACGGCCGGTCAGGCGGTGGGCGAGGGCGCGTACGGCGGTCTCGCCGAAGCCCCGCCGGACGACACCGGCGAGGCGCTCGGCCTCAAGCCGTCCCGTCTCACCCTCACCGTCGGTTTCGGGCCCTCGGTCTTCGACGCCCGCTTCGGGCTGCGCGAGCGCAGGCCGGCGGCGCTGGTCGAGCTGCCCGCGTTCAAGGGCGACAACCTCGATCCGGCGCGCAGCGGCGGCGATCTGTGCGTCCAGGCGTGCGCGGACGACCCGCAGGTCGCCGTGCACGCGATCCGCAACCTCGCCCGCATCGGCTTCGGCAAGGTCGCGGTCCGCTGGTCGCAGCTCGGCTTCGGCAAGACGTCGTCGACGACGCCCGAGGAGCAGACGCCGCGCAACATGATGGGCTTCAAGGACGGCACCCGGAACATCTCCGGCACCGACACCGCCGCTCTGGACGAGCACGTGTGGGTGTCGGGGAAGGACGGCCCGGCCTGGCTGGCGGGCGGCTCGTACCTCGTGGCGCGGCGGATCCGGATGAACGTCGAGACCTGGGACCGCACGCCGCTCCAGGAGCAGGAGGACATCTTCGGCCGCGACAAGGGCGAGGGCGCCCCCGTCGGCAGGGCCAGGGAGCGCGACGAGCCGTTCCTGCCCGCCATGCTGCCGACGGCGCACGTACGCCTCGCCCACCCCGACTCCAACGGCGGGGCGCGGATGCTGCGGCGCGGCTACTCCTTCACGGACGGTACGGACGGGCTCGGCCGGCTCGACGCGGGCCTGTTCTTCCTCGCCTACCAGCGGGACGTCGCCAAGGGCTTCGTGCCGGTGCAGCGGAGTCTCGCCGCGAGCGACGTCCTCAACGAATACATCCAGCACGTGGGTTCGGCGCTGTACGCGATCCCGCCGGGCGTCCGGGACGAGGACGACTGGTGGGGGCGGGCGCTGTTCTCGTGA
- a CDS encoding heme ABC transporter ATP-binding protein — translation MIKSLLPRRGRELPARPTPGDVLAEARGLYVRLGEREVLRGVGLTARAGEVVALVGPNGAGKSTLLAAVAADTAPAAGEVRIGGRTASAWSAPELALRRAVLPQAAALSFPFTVDEVVRMGRAPWAGTVREDEDDAAVAEAMAATEVAAFAARPFSALSGGERARVALARVLAQRTPLLLLDEPTAALDLRHQELVLRVCRERAAAGDAVVVVLHDLGLAAAYAHRVAVLHDGRVAAEGPPDEVFRDGLLSEVYRQPVEVLPHPRTGAPLVVPKRDRLTGT, via the coding sequence ATGATCAAGTCGCTTCTGCCCCGGCGCGGCCGGGAGTTGCCCGCGCGCCCCACGCCCGGTGACGTGCTCGCCGAGGCGCGGGGACTGTACGTGCGGCTCGGGGAGCGGGAGGTGCTGCGGGGCGTGGGACTCACCGCCCGCGCCGGCGAGGTCGTCGCCCTCGTGGGGCCCAACGGGGCCGGGAAGTCGACGCTGCTCGCCGCCGTCGCCGCGGACACGGCGCCGGCGGCGGGCGAGGTACGGATCGGCGGACGCACCGCGTCGGCCTGGTCAGCGCCCGAGCTGGCGCTTCGGCGCGCCGTGCTTCCCCAAGCCGCCGCGCTGTCGTTCCCGTTCACGGTCGACGAGGTCGTACGGATGGGCCGCGCTCCGTGGGCGGGCACCGTCCGTGAGGACGAGGACGACGCGGCGGTGGCCGAGGCCATGGCCGCCACGGAGGTCGCCGCGTTCGCCGCGCGGCCGTTCTCCGCGCTGTCCGGCGGCGAGCGCGCCCGCGTCGCACTCGCCCGCGTGCTCGCCCAGCGCACGCCCCTGCTGCTGCTCGACGAGCCGACCGCCGCGCTGGACCTGCGCCACCAGGAGCTGGTGCTGCGGGTGTGCCGCGAACGGGCGGCCGCCGGTGACGCGGTCGTCGTCGTCCTGCACGACCTGGGCCTCGCCGCGGCGTACGCGCACCGGGTGGCCGTGCTCCACGACGGGCGGGTCGCCGCCGAGGGCCCCCCGGACGAGGTGTTCCGCGACGGGCTGCTCAGCGAGGTGTACCGGCAGCCGGTCGAGGTGCTGCCCCATCCGCGGACCGGCGCGCCTCTCGTCGTGCCCAAACGGGATCGCTTGACCGGCACTTGA
- the efeU gene encoding iron uptake transporter permease EfeU translates to MFGNYLIGLREGLEAGLVVCILVAYLVKTDRRDALRPVWAGVGIACVLSLAFGAGLEFGSQELTFEAQELLGGTLSIVAVVLVTWMVFWMRRTARHLRAELHGKLDEALRMGTGALVVTAFLAVGREGLETALFVWASVRAAADTAGSSAPLTGVLLGIATAVVLGWLFYRGALRINLAKFFTWTGGMLVVVAAGVLAYGVHDLQEARFLGGLADKAFDVSATIPPDSWYGTLLKGVFNFQPNPTVLQVTVWALYLVPVLALFLAPVGFGRSVRVEEQKAQKATDEQAGSGEAGSGGDGARGGDGAVADGERVRDGSRRAGSRTGGDEE, encoded by the coding sequence GTGTTCGGCAACTATCTGATCGGCCTGCGCGAGGGCCTGGAGGCCGGCCTGGTCGTCTGCATCCTCGTCGCCTACCTGGTGAAGACGGACCGGCGCGATGCCCTGAGGCCCGTCTGGGCGGGCGTCGGCATCGCCTGCGTACTGTCGCTCGCGTTCGGCGCCGGGCTCGAATTCGGCTCGCAGGAGCTGACGTTCGAGGCGCAGGAGCTGCTCGGCGGAACGCTGTCGATCGTCGCGGTCGTCCTGGTCACCTGGATGGTCTTCTGGATGCGGCGCACGGCACGCCATCTGCGGGCCGAGCTCCACGGAAAGCTGGACGAGGCGCTGCGGATGGGCACGGGGGCGCTCGTCGTCACGGCGTTCCTCGCGGTGGGCCGGGAGGGCCTGGAGACGGCGCTGTTCGTGTGGGCGTCGGTGCGGGCCGCCGCGGACACCGCCGGCTCGTCGGCCCCGCTGACCGGGGTGCTGCTGGGCATCGCGACGGCGGTCGTGCTGGGCTGGCTGTTCTACCGGGGTGCGCTGCGGATCAATCTCGCGAAGTTCTTCACCTGGACCGGCGGGATGCTGGTGGTCGTGGCCGCGGGTGTCCTCGCGTACGGCGTCCATGACCTCCAGGAGGCCCGGTTCCTGGGCGGTTTGGCGGACAAGGCGTTCGACGTCAGCGCCACGATCCCGCCGGACAGCTGGTACGGGACGCTGCTGAAGGGCGTGTTCAACTTCCAGCCGAACCCGACCGTGCTCCAGGTCACGGTGTGGGCGCTGTATCTGGTCCCCGTACTCGCGCTGTTCCTTGCCCCGGTAGGGTTCGGACGGTCAGTGCGGGTCGAGGAGCAGAAGGCGCAGAAGGCAACCGATGAGCAGGCTGGGTCGGGCGAGGCTGGGTCGGGCGGCGACGGGGCTCGCGGCGGTGACGGTGCTGTCGCTGACGGCGAGCGGGTGCGTGACGGTTCACGGCGAGCTGGAAGTCGTACCGGCGGCGACGAAGAGTGA
- the efeO gene encoding iron uptake system protein EfeO — protein MRPVRLSVVTAAAAVTALAAVTGCAEKGDAKGGHGAIAVTAKDDSCEVSAEEFPAGHVQLDIENKGSKVTEVYILFPDDRIVTERENIGPGTRASLTAEVKAGDYAIVCKPGMTGDGIRRQVKATGGTVAKRSPEMDEAVAEYRTYVQQQADETLPKVKVFTDAVRAGDIEAAKKAYADSRIGWERTEPVAESFGDIDPKVDLREDGVADLEPGQEWSGWHRLEKALWQDGKLGPEATAFADTLDKDLADWVKRVGTAEITPTSMANGAKELLDEVATGKVTGEEERYSHTDLVDFKANVEGAQKSYELLKPVAVKNDAALVAELDKQFAALNALLDKYRADKSTYVFTSYDKVAEPQRKELSDGVNALAEPLSKLAATVVK, from the coding sequence ATGCGACCCGTCCGTCTCTCCGTCGTCACCGCCGCGGCCGCCGTCACCGCCCTGGCCGCCGTCACCGGCTGCGCCGAGAAAGGCGACGCCAAGGGCGGCCACGGTGCGATCGCCGTCACCGCGAAGGACGACTCCTGCGAGGTGTCCGCCGAGGAGTTCCCCGCCGGGCATGTCCAGTTGGACATCGAGAACAAGGGCTCCAAGGTCACCGAGGTCTACATACTCTTCCCGGACGACCGCATCGTCACCGAACGCGAGAACATCGGCCCCGGCACCAGGGCGAGCCTCACCGCCGAGGTGAAGGCCGGTGACTACGCCATCGTCTGCAAGCCCGGCATGACCGGCGACGGCATCCGCCGGCAGGTGAAGGCGACCGGCGGCACCGTCGCCAAGCGGTCCCCGGAGATGGACGAGGCGGTCGCCGAGTACCGCACGTACGTCCAGCAGCAGGCCGACGAGACGCTGCCGAAGGTGAAGGTGTTCACCGACGCCGTGCGCGCCGGCGACATCGAGGCGGCGAAGAAGGCGTACGCCGACTCCCGTATCGGCTGGGAGCGCACCGAGCCGGTCGCCGAGTCGTTCGGTGACATCGACCCCAAGGTCGACCTCCGCGAGGACGGCGTCGCCGACCTGGAGCCGGGCCAGGAGTGGAGCGGCTGGCACCGCCTGGAGAAGGCGCTGTGGCAGGACGGGAAGCTCGGGCCGGAGGCGACGGCGTTCGCGGACACGCTCGACAAGGACCTCGCCGACTGGGTCAAGAGGGTCGGCACCGCCGAGATCACGCCGACGTCGATGGCGAACGGCGCCAAGGAGCTCCTCGACGAGGTCGCCACCGGCAAGGTCACGGGTGAGGAGGAGCGCTACTCCCACACCGACCTGGTCGACTTCAAGGCGAACGTCGAGGGCGCGCAGAAGTCGTACGAGCTGCTGAAGCCGGTCGCGGTGAAGAACGACGCGGCGCTCGTCGCCGAGCTGGACAAGCAGTTCGCCGCGCTGAACGCGCTGCTCGACAAGTACCGTGCCGACAAGTCGACCTATGTCTTCACCTCGTACGACAAGGTCGCCGAGCCGCAGCGCAAGGAGCTGTCCGACGGTGTGAACGCGCTCGCGGAGCCGCTGTCGAAGCTCGCCGCGACGGTCGTGAAGTAG